A window of Heteronotia binoei isolate CCM8104 ecotype False Entrance Well chromosome 17, APGP_CSIRO_Hbin_v1, whole genome shotgun sequence genomic DNA:
TAATATTGTAAAAGATactgaagcttgtagaagccacGTGTGAAACAGGGCCATGTACGCCTCCCTGTTGCGTTGTGATCTACACCAGTTACATCTAGAGAAGAATTGGAGCGTTGGGCTCTGTTTTCACGGCTTATCTTATCACATTCCGACCCCTTGCTACAAAAACAAGAACTCTCATCGTAAATTTGAACTTATGGGACGTTGATGTGATACCATTGCCCCTTTGTAATATTTATTGCACAAGGTTTCTATGTTTTGTATATGAATAGAAATTAATTATTCttgaggctggtttatcgtgGACGCTTTTCCTGCCCCGcttggggcttggcaaccctagatggaccACTCCTCCATAAACACAACTGGGCTGGGATTTGGTTGAACGGCCTTTTCTTGGCCTGCCTCTAGCAGACTGAAATTTGCAGGGAAAATGAACACTCAGTGGGGGAGGGTAGAGAAGAGGCTCCAAAGAGCCACTCACAGCTGACGTTAAGAGCGATGGTCCTCGCAACGCTTACGCGACTGTCCCCGCTGTTATAGGTGGCTTTGCAGGTCACATTTCGTCGATGGCCTGCTGCAGAAGGGATGAAGTCCACACGTCTCTCCACCCTGGAGTCCATCATATTTGGAACGGAAATGTTTGTGGAGTCCTTAGAAAAGCCTATCCAGGTGACTGTGGGTCGGCCCGATGAAGCACACCACTGGGCTGAACAGACAATGCTTGCTTCCTGTCCCGCCCTCAGTGGTTCTGAAACAGTTATGTCCGGTTTTCTCTCTGAAACGAGAAGAGAGGATTCAAAATCCAGCTACCCCTACATGGCCCAATATTCTCTCCAAACCAACTCCTCATCACTTCAGATGAACTGGAGCTAGAAGAATGATTTCCACCCAGGAATTTTTAGTTTCCTCTATGCTGGAAGgctgatttattttttaattcaagaaaacaaatgaaaaaaaaatttcttcaacACAAAGGTCTGAtgtcagagagagccagtttggtacatgagagccagtttggtgtagtggttaagtgtgcggacttttatctgggagaaccgggtttgattccccactccactttacagctgttggaatagccttgggttagccatagctatctcaagagttgtccttgaaagggcagttgctgtgagagccctctcagccccacccacctcacatggtgtctattgttgggggagaagataaaggagattgtaaaccgctctgagtctctgattcagagagaagggcagggtataaatctgcagtcttcttcttcttcttctaacttgcCTAGGAAAGTAAAGACATGGGCCTTTccttaatacatctgaagaaaaagaagaggtttttatactctgcttttttttatgccaaggagtctcaaagcatctGACAATcaccattcccttcccctccccagaacatgtttttattgtattttattgttttattatatgttgtactccgccctgagccttaCGGGGAAtgagcggaatagaaatttactaaaataaaataaaataaacagacaccttgtgaggcaggtggagctgagagagttccgaGAAAACAGTGACTGCCccaaggcagggttgccagcctccaggtggtggctggagatctcctgggattacaactgatctccaagcaacagggaTCAATTCaccgggagaaaatggccattttgaaaggtagactttatggcattaggtctcattgaagtccctgcccttcccactccctgcctcctcaggctccacctccaaaatcttcaggtgtttcccaaactggagttggtgACCCTAGCCCAAattcacccagcaggcttcatgggaaggagtggggaattgaaccatCTGATGTGCTTAACCATTATGCCACACTAACTCTCAACCATTACATGTGTGAATGTAAGTGAGGACGCCAGCTCTAGATTGGGATATTcctaaggattgtgggtactgcaTGAGATGGAGTTTGCAGAGGCCaatttcttcaggagaactgattgccgtagtctggagatcagttgtaatctggGAGGCCTTCAAGCCCCACCTGAAGATTTAGCTGTaattaggcctcattttgggcaataGCTCACAATAGCAgggctccggaacctctaaattttattgtgttctttctttcttaccattcccccccctcaaaaaaaaatacttgcttctgggctccattgttcatgtcccctgtgagaattttgctgaactctaagatttgacaaactctcTCATATTTTTCCCCCACATAAAactggggaaataaccaaaacatatccagtcagacagatggaaatcttcattgtgccactgtggacatataggagaaagtaattttaaaagtatgatgggagtaaggtgtaATTAtaaccagatagggttgccaagttcaattcaagaaatatttgggggtggagccaggaaacattaggggtggagccaagatcaaggctgtgacaagcataattgaactccaaagggagttctggccatcacatttaaagggacagcataccttttcaattccttccttccataggaaataatgaaggataggggcaccttcttttggggctcatagaattggaccctctggtccaatatttttgaaacttggggagtattttagctctagatgctatactgaaaatttggtgcctctaccccaaacaacagccccccccagagccccagatactcgcagatcaattctccatgattttctatgggaataaatctccatagggaataatagagttcccagcagacatttccctcccctccccctgctttctgatgaccctgaagcagggagagggtctccaaaccaggggatcccctgccctctcctggggattggcaaccctataaccagggctttttttatagcagaaattcttttgcatattaggccacacacccctgatgtaggcagtcctccaagagcttacagggctcttagtgcagggcctactgtaagctccaggaagattggctacatcacgggtgtgtggcctaatatgcaacggagttcccgctaaaaaaaaaaaaaagccctgattatgacaattataatccaataaacattttaaggtagatgctgagtacaccttctggtgatgtcaggagtgtgtggcatatgtaaatgagttgtgctaatgagcaccggcacctctttttctattaaatgacccttGGCTGTAATAGCATCTCAATAAAGTCTATAACTCACCAAAACGTGTGCATTTTTTGTTAACCATTTTACCTAGAATAGTCTTTCATAACAACAGGCATATCAAGTACAGCAATACAAAGCCAATTCAGAATACTTCCCAAGGGAGCATATATAgccgggagcacatacagccggggctacgcggactgcactggctaccagtggtttaccgagtttgttacaaggtgctggttatcacctttaaagccctatatggccgaggacctgcctacctaagggaccgtctctccccatatgagccccagagagcgctgaggtcagctggaaaaaaccagctgaatatccctgggccaagggaggccagattgaaggccacccgggatcgggccttctctattgctgctccactgctgtggaatcaactcccagaggaggtacgggccctacgatgcttagatcaattccgtagggcctgtaagacccacctcttcaaaatagccttcaactaacgaCAAGCCAGGAAGTGcctttgaaaatgcttttagttactgaattctattgaagatctaatgttaTAGCActttattgttaatgttaattttaataatctgtaatctgttttaactatgattttataagtataattgatgtataatatattttatgttgtgagccgccctgagcctgccttggcggggagggcgggatagaaataaaaagttattattaaaaGGGTACGAAAAATAACTTGCATAGTGGCAATGTAAAAGTGTCGTACAATATGTATTATTTCATACAGCATGTTCAATCCGATATTCCATATGCCCAATCAAATCAACACATTCAATGCAGTGTTCAGTATTCACTCTGATGTTTGTACAAGAATTCCATATACATCTCGTTGTGAATACTCTTCTTCGGCGAACCCACTATAACGATAGAATTGGTCCCTAGTAAATGATGGCAATTTTATACAATGCCCCAATAAGTTTAAGTATTTTTTACTAGTAAGGCACCATCAAAGATTTCTTCCTCACAGACTAAAGCAGTCACTTTTCCAAAGATTTTTTTGTAGGCAAAGCctagcaggaacctatttgcatattaggccacaccctctgacactaaGCTAGCtgaagctgtgttcctgtgcgttcctgctaaaaaaaaaaaaagccctgcaattttCAGTGTGGATTGCTAACCCAGGGTTGGGAGATACCGGAATTATTTTTGCTGAGGAgagccttgggagggtggggtttgtgagGGACctccagcagggtataatgccatagaatccaccctccaaaacagtcctctctctctctctctctctctctttatggtATTTTCTGTATTTGTGTCTGCATGCTCAcaagcctggaagtcatggtgacttctagtGACACCtagtggggcatggaggacattcagaaaaGTGACTcaatacagcctgcctctgcctcccactcctggtattccaaggaggtctcccatccaagtatttgccagggttGGCCTTGCTTAGCTTGCAAGTTCTGATGATCAGACTTGGCTGGGCTACCCTGCTCAGGACTAAAGCAggtgttttctccaagggaaatgctctgtgtcacctggagatttccaggccgcacctggaggccAGCACCCCTACACCAGCTAGGACTTCTGGAGAGAGCAGGGTACCCTCCATTCAGGCACTCACCGGTCACAATGAGAGATACTGTTCTTCCCTCTTGATTGTAATCATATCGTGCTCTATCACCTTTCTCCATTCGGAAGAAGTAAAAGGTGTTGTTGTCGGTGGcttcagatggatggatggagagggAGCAGTCGCCCCATTTCAATCGCAGCTTGGACATTTTGAAACGTAACCTATCTTGGGGGCTTATCTTCTTAACTCTCCCCGGATTATTGGTGGCCACTAAATGCTTTTCCTGGTGCTTTTCCGCAAACCAATACCCGTACAACGGAGCATGTGGGTCATCATGTGACGCATCGTAAGTGAATGCGCATGGGATGGTGATGCAGAGCCCATCTTGCACGGTCACCGGAGAAGATACATTCAGGCTGTACCCAGAGTTATCACATCGCACACCTGCAGAGGAAAAGAGACAAGAAGATCAACTTCTCAACTGCTAAACATTTCCCACCCCAGCCCAGGAGaagaggttgccaagtccaattcaagaaatatctgggatctttgggggtggagccaggagactttggggtggagccaggagaaaggctgTGACAaatataactgaactccaaaggtagttctagccatcacacttttaaaatgctttccccctatcggaaataatgaaggataggggcaccttctttgggggctcaacgaattggaccccctggtccagaccttttgaaacctggagggtgttttgaggagaggcactggatgctatgctgtaaatgtggtgcctctacctcaaaaaacagcccttcagatacccgtggatcaattctccattattccctatgggaatcagtttccatagggaataatggagaattgatccgcgggtatctggagggctgttttttgaagtagagccaccaaagcggggggagggtctccaaactgcgggatcccctgctcccaactggggattgacaaccctaatgaGGGGAGAGAGAACATCCATCCAAGGAAGACCCCGCTGCTGTGTCTTTTTGGCCCCCGCATCAGCCTCTTCCTTACCCTCCCAAAACAGGAGTGCTGAAATGACCGCAGGCATCAAGATTTGACGGAGATGATGCCCCATCTTCTTTTCTCTCCCTCCATGAACGTCAGTCTCTTCGCAACTTGGCCGGTTTGCTGTAAGGTCCTGTGATATCGCAAGGGAGGGGGGATAAGAAAGGGAAAGTGAGTACAGAAATATTCGTATTCAAGGCAGCTTTTCTATGCTGGCAATAAACTTGCCCTGCACTAAATGATTCATAAAGTTACTTAgaaaaattattagggatggTGGACTCTTTTACTGTTTATAGTTTCTGGAAACGATGgagttttgcatcatttaatgtgtcatgcgaattgctttttttttttagcaggaacgtacaggaatgcagttcctgctggcttggtgcaagggggtgtggcctaatctgcaaatgagtccctgctggactttttctacaaaaaaacttgtgtgaaacaatggtgatgtagaGGGTGCGGCcccatatgcaaacgagttcctgctgggctttttctacaaaaaaccttgtgtgaaacaatggtgatgtcagagggtgtggcccaatatgcaaatgagttcctgctgggctttttctacaaaaaaccttgtgtgaaacaatggcgatgtcagagggtgtggcccaatatgcagatgtgttcctgctgggctttttcttcaaaaaaagccctggtcatatgaATACTTAGGCTTTGCTTCGGTTCAGTTTGTAGagttctggttggttctacaaccctaatcctactGCACTGATATACTGAATGCTCCATGTCAATTGTATCAGCTCCCTCTGTGGGCCTTGAGTTCAAATGAATAACTAAAATAAATGAgttcaaatgaataaataaaataagtaaatctTCCAaaaccgccattttctccaggggaattgctcTCTAtcaaagggttgccagctctggattgagaaatacctggagattttgggggtggagcctgggtagggcgggatttagggaggggagggacctcagcagggtataacgccTTAGAGACCaccccattttctccaagtgaagtgATAGTGGTTGtgtggagataaactgtaatagatctcaaggtgccacctggaggctggcaaacctactctatagcctggagatccgtcagaattccagaagatctgcggtcaccacctggaggttaagtcAAAATCAAACAAGGGGAGAGTCACGGAGAGGTTGAAGACAAGAAATTACCATGATGTAATAACGAAAGCACTAATAACAATTTGTACAAAATTAATCAGCTCCAAATAAAGTGATATCAACACACTATGCATATAGTAAGTAAACACTGGGTAAGAAATTCATACAACAATTTTCTAATGCAGCTGAGCACACGAGAAGTCTTATCTGGAACTCATTTCCAATAAAGTGCAAAGAAGTGTTTGTATAATAAATTTGGTATACAATTCCAAAACTCAAAGTCCTTGTCACAGAAGACTCTACCAAAACTGCCTCTAACGGGGCCGGGTGCCTGCTGGTGATTTGCCGTGCCGTTTCAATTCTCTTTGTCAAAGAGGCGGTGTCTGAAGTTCTTCCAGGTTATTTCACATTATCAAAGTGTACATGTACTTAGTGTACAAAGCTCATACCAGCACAGGCAAAATCTTTCTCGAGGCGtgtttccacctggaggttggcaacccgagGAGGAAGTGCTCAGTTCGGACAGTTGATACTTGGCACAAGGTGCGAAAGAAGAGCCCGCCAACAGATCACACAGGGATTAGTAGCTGCTAACGAAATAATGGATTTTTCGTCACtgaaaggtttgtttgtttttgctgtggATTGGGTTTTTGATTGCAGCATCCCATGTGCTCCTGCTGCCCTCTtccgggggggcagggagggagggagtgggaaaGTGAACACACCACTGACACCAAGGAAAAGAAAgatcaaagtaggagtcaagttacacctttaagaccaacgaagttttatccaGGATGtaggctttcatgtgcatgcacactttgtcagacaatgaaatggggtacagtcaGCAGAGTTACCTAGAGCTGGGGGGCAGTGATTAAAGCATGCAAAGTACCACGTCAGAACCTATGGCAAAATAGtacaattaacaaactgaaaaaaaaacaaccagtttggtttagatacCATTCGTTACGTTGGAAAACAGCAGAGTCGATAAACGTATCAGAATCTGAAGAGTGGTGGTGAGAGTGTCACAGGCAATAAATGTAGAGTGTGTTAATTGCTCTACGGCTCCTCAaggctgggttaaactgagaatgtCACCGATTTCCCATTCACCTTACGCCAcgctcacactcctcttctcagcagggctttcttctgatttcacactatctgccctggggctacaACTAGCATCGGCTTTTTTTgcgctgcaaacagaaactggtttttagaggttctGTTTGCAGTGCGAAAAAGCCgatgctagttgcagccccggggcagatagtgtgaaatcggaaggaagccacactgagaagaggagcatgagagaggcataaagtgagtgggaaatcagttttCTCAGAGTTGTTCCTGTCCACCtagtttactttttaacatgtagcatacaatataacatcattccagtttgccaatgcaaaaaaaaaaagattacattagaatatagtggaggatgggtttagtatatgtaatgagataaacaaccaatatcccttatttaagtttgtcaatatatatatattcagaagcCATCActtgccagtttgttgtagtggttaagtgtgcggactcttatctaggagaaccaggttcgattccccactcctccacttgcacctgctggtcagccacagctctggcagaggttgtccttgaaagggcagctgctgtgagagccctctccagccccacccacctcacaggctgtctgttgtgggggaggaagataacagagattgtgagccactcggagactcttcggagtggagggcgggatataaatccaatatattcttcttcttcttgctcatCCTTTGAGCAAGGCTGCTGAGAGACACCTGGGAATCCAGACAAAGAGTTCCTCTAGGCCCCTTGTTATGTTcagaagcagggctggccctcccactaggcaaactaagcaattgcctagggcgctagccttctgggggtgccaaactgggcaccccccatgtgactcggtgatgttatcagtgcagggaaggtgccagaagttagccttgcctagggtgccagacagtctagggctgactCTGTTCAGAAGAACACAGTGGAGATGTTTGATTAGAACAGGGATATGGCTTTCATCTCTAACTGCACTTTCCCTGGTTCCCCAAGCCCCCAGGGTGACCCGAGTCCTCCTAATTTTGTACCCctaatctctctctccccattaCAACAGACCCACCACTGAGCCCCTGCTAACTATTACCATAAGGTACATCACAGCATCTCCCACATATAATTCTGGCAGAAAATCTGTTGGGGATACTCGGCAGAGTTAAGCAAAAGGTGAAAGTACAAAGCAGCCAGCGCACACACATTTAGCTTAAAAAGTAATCTTCACTCATCTAGTGAGGAAAGGGTAACTTGGAATGCTACAAGATAAGAAAGGATAAACATCCtatctgactagggttgccaagtccaattcaagaaatatctggggactttgggggtggagccaggagactttgggggtggagtcaggagcaagggtgtgacatgcataattgaactccaaggggcgttctagccatcacatttaaagggacagcacaccttttcaattccttccttccataggaaataatgaagga
This region includes:
- the LOC132585807 gene encoding sialic acid-binding Ig-like lectin 14 encodes the protein MLRCHGTQVTQHRDLPVNDEFLAAAARLIIMGVRCDNSGYSLNVSSPVTVQDGLCITIPCAFTYDASHDDPHAPLYGYWFAEKHQEKHLVATNNPGRVKKISPQDRLRFKMSKLRLKWGDCSLSIHPSEATDNNTFYFFRMEKGDRARYDYNQEGRTVSLIVTERKPDITVSEPLRAGQEASIVCSAQWCASSGRPTVTWIGFSKDSTNISVPNMMDSRVERRVDFIPSAAGHRRNVTCKATYNSGDSRVSVARTIALNVSYAPRTFQFSGHLTLSNGSQLELTTYTQIVAQEGDSLLVRCNADGNPAGAETWVKKPQLSTAQLPTSNNTLQFLDLKLQDKGEYTCRAENGEGSAKEVFFLQIKRKRVMNGVLREGSFWELPVSVQNQSTLECLMAKREEC